Proteins from one Podospora pseudoanserina strain CBS 124.78 chromosome 1, whole genome shotgun sequence genomic window:
- the YIP3 gene encoding Prenylated Rab acceptor 1 (EggNog:ENOG503P2BT; COG:U), with protein sequence MPGGPALQARRSINCLLWIEGVNPFRGIVAEWKSPTNAGPIRPRPRLQLAGSDQGCRFVSRLISEGPSLQSRTSACSLAAVVKTPRLLVASNLFASSPLRRACKATNTDSMSIQVPIDLLTSRFSMGERFSSLRANTIGNRFANLKPLSEFLDIKRVNKPENFVEMQSRVNYNLGHFSSNYAIVFLMLCVYGLLTKPLVLFDIIFVTVGMFIIGKLDGQDLEFGTQRFSTMQLYTGLWVIAIPIALISGVFGLMMWLIGASGVVILGHAALLDKPIDEAFSGERRKYEARQGDDSWWGDDRRVEEVDESDSGVGLASSALVRRGGSFGSGMNIVAREDGEETTDDSEDGTDDDYDDDMPMLSPREEALAEAAMARVARAHSRGKTNVKLGKEELAAYQKKLAIMEYQRTRPPRRERVAVPITALGPAARSANRLPSDGSTPPSASSPDPNSEREPAQPPMGYFPPSSSRSLPRSGSSASRTPSQTRVDRDRDLSPFTYSYIRKGDSEIRSSSRQPSGSSDHPRGPQRRSESQDPFQYMTDKQPSPLSGASASSRTLHLDPLSGAPYYGSSTVVRRRTGGHEDSASGSEDAFDPAPPGRVNSSGTTLPDSRGDDKLSPSAKKSSSSSSAVPSRKKSVATRTSILGTARRKAK encoded by the exons ATGCCCGGTGGCCCGG cCCTTCAAGCCAGGCGGTCAATCAACTGTCTGCTTTGGATTGAAGGAGTAAACCCTTTCCGCGGCATCGTCGCCGAGTGGAAGTCCCCCACCAACGCTGGTCCGATTCGGCCCCGGCCACGGCTCCAATTAGCGGGCAGTGACCAGGGGTGCCGTTTCGTTTCCAGGCTCATTTCGGAAGGGCC ATCTCTCCAATCCCGCACCTCAGCCTGCAGCCTAGCAGCCGTCGTCAAGACACCACGCCTGCTGGTCGCATCTAAtctcttcgcctcctcccctcttcGCCGTGCTTGCaaagccaccaacaccgacagCATGTCCATCCAGGTTCCCATCGACCTGCTCACCTCGCGCTTCAGCATGGGGGAGCGCTTCAGCAGCCTGCGCGCCAACACCATTGGCAACCGCTTTGCCAACCTCAAGCCCCTCTCCGAGTTCCTCGACATCAAGCGTGTGAACAAGCCCGAGAACTTTGTCGAGATGCAATCGCGTGTCAACTACAACCTCGGCCACTTCTCGAGCAACTATGCCATCGTCTTCCTGATGCTCTGCGTCTACGGCCTCCTCACCAAGCCCTTGGTCTTGTTCGACATCATCTTTGTCACCGTGGGCATGTTCATCATTGGCAAGCTCGACGGTCAAGATCTGGAGTTTGGCACCCAGCGCTTCTCGACAATGCAACTTTATACCGGCCTTTGGGTCATTGCGATCCCAATCGCCCTGATTTCCGGCGTCTTCGGCCTCATGATGTGGTTGATTGGCGCCAGTGGTGTGGTCATTCTTGGCCACGCCGCACTTTTGGACAAGCCTATCGATGAGGCTTTTTCCGGGGAG CGGAGGAAATATGAGGCGCGCCAGGGGGACGACAGCTGGTGGGGTGATGACCGGCGTGTCGAAGAAGTGGATGAATCTGATTCTGGTGTCGGGCTGGCCTCGAGCGCATTGGTCAGACGGGGTGGAAGCTTTGGTTCGGGCATGAATATCGTTGCTCGGGAGGACGGAGAGGAGACGACGGACGACTCGGAAGACGGGACGGATGATGACTATGACGATGACATGCCCATGCTCAGCCCGCGGGAGGAGGCTctcgccgaggctgccatgGCACGTGTAGCGCGTGCCCATTCGAGAGGCAAGACGAATGTGAAGTTGggcaaggaggagttggctgCCTATcagaagaagctggcgaTCATGGAGTACCAAAGGACGAGGCCACCACGGAGAGAGCGTGTTGCTGTTCCCATCACTGCACTTGGACCTGCTGCCCGCAGCGCCAATCGACTGCCATCTGACGGCAGCACGCCCCCTTCGGCCTCTTCGCCCGATCCAAACTCGGAAAGAGAACCAGCACAGCCACCAATGGGCTActttcctccttcctcttcgcgTTCGCTTCCTCGTTCAGGCTCTAGTGCATCCAGGACACCTAGCCAGACCAGGGTTGACAGAGACCGGGACTTGTCGCCGTTCACGTATTCGTACATTCGCAAGGGCGATTCCGAGATTCGATCAAGCTCTCGGCAGCCCTCTGGTTCTTCCGACCATCCGAGGGGCCCTCAACGCCGCAGCGAGTCTCAGGATCCTTTCCAGTACATGACGGACAAGCAGCCATCGCCTCTTTCAGGAGCCTCAGCCTCGTCGCGGACACTTCATCTTGATCCTTTGTCGGGAGCACCCTATTATGGATCTTCAACGGTTGTTCGCCGACGGACCGGCGGTCACGAAGACAGCGCCAGCGGCAGCGAGGACGCCTTTGACCCTGCGCCTCCTGGGCGGGTCAACAGCTCCGGCACCACCCTTCCTGACTCGAGGGGCGATGACAAGTTGTCTCCTTCGGCCAAGAagtcatcttcttccagttCGGCTGTGCCTTCGCGCAAGAAGTCGGTTGCTACACGGACCAGCATCTTGGGTACTGCTAGAAGGAAAGCGAAATGA
- a CDS encoding hypothetical protein (EggNog:ENOG503P77Y), translated as MGLLDDASSVISGRTAHSTSKRHHRSHHRSSRKHHRSRSKDRSSPREYHREERSRSRRRSSKKHHHRHSGEESGSVMGGITSFFASPSSDDDDLIYGDHEPAPSRSQRNRSRSRSRHRGSVDDDSRSFFSQSNASRALFNLAGGNASRSSFFAGFGGRPSTPSSYYKRSPRPNLLTKLHKKIRRLLRDLLNHAKRHPLKVFMLVIMPLLTGGFLTALLAKVGIRLPKAIERLIGVAGKAASGDSVGLVGEAVKLAGAAGGAAGAVKMARSTVERSTRGYDGSSWEKTTESFTRELGGGGGWGDGMVKGVTKFFSD; from the exons ATGGGCCTCCTAGACGACGCCTCCTCCGTCATCTCGGGTCGAACAGCCCACTCAACCTCCAAACGGCACCACCGatcccaccaccgctccAGCAGGAAGCACCACCGTTCGAGGTCCAAGGACCGCTCTTCTCCCCGGGAGTATCATCGCGAGGAGCGCTCCCGGAGCAGGCGCCGTTCTTCAAagaagcatcatcatcgtcattcGGGGGAGGAAAGCGggtcggtgatggggggtataacctccttcttcgcctccccgtcctcagacgacgacgacctcatCTACGGCGACCATGAGCCCgccccctcccgctcccagCGCAACCGTTCCCGGTCGAGGTCTCGTCATAGGGGCagtgtggatgatgattcCCGTTCGTTCTTCTCGCAATCCAACGCCTCACGCGCGTTGTTTAACCTCGCAGGCGGCAACGCATCCCgatcctccttctttgcTGGGTTTG gCGGCCGACCAagcaccccctcctcctactATAAACGctccccccgccccaaccTCCTAACCAAACTCCACAAAAAaatccgccgcctcctccgcgacctcctcaaccatgCAAAGCGTCACCCCCTCAAGGTCTTCATGCTAGTCATCATgcccctcctcaccggcgggttcctcaccgccctcctcgcaaaAGTAGGGATCCGTCTCCCCAAAGCAATCGAGCGGCTCATCGGGGTGGCCGGTAAAGCCGCATCAGGAGACAGCGTAGGACTCGTCGGCGAGGCAGTCAAACTTGCCGGGGCGGCTGGGGGTGCCGCCGGGGCGGTCAAAATGGCCAGATCAACAGTGGAACGATCGACGAGGGGTTACGACGGGAGTTCGTGGGAGAAGACGACCGAGAGTTTTACTAGGGAATtagggggtggtggtggatggggggatgggatggtcaAGGGGGTGACAAAGTTCTTTTCTGATTAA
- a CDS encoding hypothetical protein (COG:S; EggNog:ENOG503NVHV), whose product MRSLLSSTYSSSSSQQQPSPPPLKPPTEQTPLLPPLPTTGGDAALPPGPSPTINNDPPEEESEPPFPASQILLLCLARLLEPIAFFSIFPYINKMAQENGALPDTDVGFYSGLIESLFSLTQMFVMIFWGRASDSFGRKPVLVASIVGVSLATMLFGTAKTITEMIVYRCAAGVFAGNVVTIRTMIAEQCGQRSGNHQAKAFGWFSIANNMGISLGPLMGGMLAEPAGTWPGFFEGGLMERYPYLLSSLVIGGMGLGCAGVVGVWVEETLDRGMEGKREVERMTVGQLVRSPGVGIVLVVNGWVMLLAYSYTAILPVFWFTKVELGGFGFSPVQISWLMGLTGLSQAVWMLAIFPRLQARIGTNGVMRVCAKAYPFFFALGPVFSMLLRTGRPEFVTVFWVCAPVFFCLGSGVSMSFTAIQLAVNDVAPVARMLGTLVSISQAVVSGTRSFSPALFASLYALSVKAQWLLHGYSIWVLMVAMALVFTVLSLWLPDYEQLKKEREARAEGESERLLA is encoded by the coding sequence ATGAGGAGCCTACTCTCCTCCACCtattcttcctcatcatcgcaacaacaaccatcaccaccacccctcaaacCACCAACGGagcaaacccccctcctaccccccctcccaacaacagGAGGCGACGCAGCCCTCCCCCCAGgtccctccccaaccatcaacaaTGACcccccagaagaagaatccgaaccccccttcccagcttcccaaatcctcctcctctgcctcgcTCGCCTCCTCGAACCCATAGCCTTCTTCTCTATCTTCCCCTACATCAACAAAATGGCCCAAGAAAACGGCGCCCTCCCCGACACAGACGTAGGCTTCTACTCGGGCCTGATCGaatccctcttctccctcacccaaATGTTTGTCATGATCTTCTGGGGCCGGGCCTCCGACTCCTTTGGTCGAAAACCCGTCCTTGTCGCCTCCATAGTAGGGGTTTCCCTCGCGACGATGCTGTTTGGCACTGCCAAAACAATCACAGAAATGATTGTTTATCGGTGCGCGGCGGGTGTCTTTGCGGGGAACGTGGTGACGATCAGGACCATGATTGCGGAGCAGTGCGGGCAGAGGAGCGGGAACCACCAGGCCAAGGCGTTTGGGTGGTTTAGCATTGCGAATAATATGGGGATTTCGCTTGGGCcgttgatgggggggatgttggctgAGCCGGCGGGGACGTGGCCGGGGTTTTTcgagggggggttgatggaacGGTATCCGTATCTGTTGTCTAGTTTGGTGattggggggatggggttggggtgtgCTGGGGTGGTAGGGgtttgggtggaggagacgtTGGAtagggggatggagggaaagagggaggtggagaggatgacgGTTGGGCAGTTGGTGAGGAGTCCCGGGGTTGGGAtcgtgttggtggtgaatgggtgggtgatgttgctggCTTACTCTTACACGGCCATCTTGCCGGTGTTTTGGTTTACCAaggtggagttgggggggtttgggttcTCGCCGGTGCAGATTTCGTGGCTGATGGGGCTTACTGGGTTGAGTCAGGCGGTTTGGATGCTGGCGATCTTCCCGAGGCTGCAGGCGAGGATTGGGACGAATGGGGTTATGAGGGTTTGTGCGAAGGCGTATCCGTTCTTCTTTGCGCTGGGGCCGGTGTTTAGCATGTTGCTGAGGACAGGGAGGCCGGAGTTTGTGACGGTGTTTTGGGTGTGTGCGCCGGTGTTTTTCTGCTTGGGCAGCGGGGTGAGTATGTCGTTTACGGCTATTCAGCTTGCTGTCAATGATGTTGCTCCTGTTGCGAGGATGCTTGGGACGTTGGTGTCGATTTCGCAGGCCGTGGTGAGCGGGACGAGATCGTTTTCTCCGGCTCTATTTGCGAGTTTGTATGCGTTGAGTGTGAAGGCGCAGTGGTTGCTGCACGGGTATTCGAtttgggtgttgatggtggctaTGGCGTTGGTGTTTACCGTGTTGAGTCTTTGGCTGCCTGATTATgagcagctgaagaaggagagggaggcgagggctGAGGGGGAAAGTGAAAGACTTTTGGCTTGA
- a CDS encoding hypothetical protein (EggNog:ENOG503PE1S), whose amino-acid sequence MMHRDQNYHRRGFAQTPTEFWSFQRLPAEIRNMIWEYSLPESRVYEVMDAPSSKQKTPAQKGLMFANVHPEPPPPLAAVCRESRCFVLHHYKPLTLGPTTKYVDLSRDILLLEPYLLVKRLHRTLHFMSQIPLVRDNINRLALGTSYGIYPGIFHPVLSWKVSKTNMHKLMTSLAKFPKLQTLVFVVHQEFQFEFDFGHPSGMAPLSNHQQHAQLQGAAATGMGGYPSPAPSSVISGTGTPMPSLSPSASRLPTPMSSNAPSPSPPQSLPLPSLPPLSSSPPSTSASSSSSEPQYRPQQIHQAYRFKFDIEANINHQPRRPHHNELSYYPLPIDEEKDDWDLGEIGEEGEWCDPRPTNDDWRRFRKRFVWAMDKSTAPEEEKPEKSGAKRGAEDDLRGLAKKLKLKGASLLWRYTSQRKGGYAGYAGLSSGVQGRGGYAS is encoded by the coding sequence ATGATGCATCGCGATCAGAACTACCACAGGCGAGGGTTCGCTCAGACGCCGACAGAGTTTTGGAGTTTTCAGCGATTACCGGCAGAGATCCGGAATATGATTTGGGAGTACTCGTTGCCAGAATCCCGGGTGTACGAGGTCATGGATGCTCCCAGCTCCAAACAGAAGACTCCGGCTCagaaggggttgatgtttGCCAATGTGCACCCGgagcctcctccgccgctgGCAGCTGTCTGTCGAGAGAGCCGATGCTTTGTGCTTCACCACTACAAACCGTTGACGCTGGGCCCGACGACGAAGTACGTCGACCTCTCCCGGGACATCTTGCTCCTGGAACCATATCTGTTGGTCAAACGGCTACACCGGACGCTGCATTTCATGAGCCAGATTCCTCTTGTGCGGGACAACATTAACAGACTGGCCCTCGGCACCTCGTACGGCATCTACCCAGGAATCTTTCACCCTGTGTTGAGCTGGAAGGTCTCCAAGACGAACATGCACAAGCTGATGACCAGTCTGGCCAAGTTCCCCAAGCTACAAACATTGGTGTTTGTCGTTCATCAGGAGTTCCAGTTCGAGTTTGATTTCGGGCACCCATCCGGGATGGCGCCCCTTTCAAACCATCAGCAGCACGCACAATTACAAGGGGCAGCAGCGACGGGCATGGGCGGTtacccatcaccagcaccgagCAGTGTGATCAGTGGAACTGGCACTCCAATGCCAAGTTTATCACCATCAGCAAGTCGTTTGCCCACTCCAATGAGCAGCAATGCCCCttcgccatcaccgccccaGTCATTACCTCTTCCATCTCTGCCACCATTGTCttcgtctcctccatcaacctctgcttcctcctcatcatctgaGCCACAATACCGACCCCAACAGATACACCAAGCCTACCGGTTCAAGTTCGACATTGaagccaacatcaaccaccaaccccgacggCCTCACCACAACGAGCTGTCGTACTACCCGCTGCCAATCGACGAGGAGAAAGACGACTGGGACCTCggggagattggggaggaaggggagtgGTGCGATCCACGGCCGACGAATGATGACTGGAGGAGGTTTAGGAAGAGGTTCGTGTGGGCTATGGATAAGAGCACCGctcctgaggaggagaagccagaGAAGTCTGGGGCCAAGAGAGGGGCAGAGGATGACCTGAGGGGTTTggcgaagaagttgaagCTCAAGGGGGCGAGCCTGTTGTGGAGGTATACCAGTcagaggaaaggggggtatGCTGGGTATGCTGGGTTGAGTTCGGGGGTgcagggaaggggggggtaTGCTTCTTGA
- the txl1 gene encoding Thioredoxin-like protein 1 (COG:O; EggNog:ENOG503NYV7): protein MSSTHDSRPIEVTSSAQFQTILQTNALVVADFYADWCGPCKAIKPIFEKASEELSHENVLAFIKVNTDTQKDIAQAYNVTSLPTFIYFRNGQITSRVKGADVQKLSGMLETIRGHFQEAIENPGGAAGGSSSSGATWRGAELPRGYTDITDQIEINRCELLNVESGPEGVRTLLDKSRPSALSGQKNATKDWVESDTDEQLMLFLPFQAMIKLHTLQITSLPPSDDDDDEAPMRPKTIKLFTNKSHNLGFDEAEDMSATQAIELSEKDWNPDGTANISLRYVKFQNINSLVLFVVDGDGDSEKVRLDRVRLVGEAGEKREMGKLEKIGDE from the exons ATGTCGTCAACACACGACTCCAGGCCGATAGAGGTTACCTCCTCAGCGCAGTTCCAAACCATCTTGCAAACCAATGCTTTGGTTGTCGCAGACT TCTATGCCGACTGGTGTGGCCCTTGCAAGGCGATCAAGCCCATCTTCGAGAAGGCGTCCGAGGAGCTCTCTCACGAAAACGTCTTGGCCTTCATCAAGGTCAACACCGACACCCAAAAGGACATTGCCCAGGCCTACAACGTCACCTCTCTGCCAACCTTTATCTATTTCCGAAATGGCCAGATTACCTCCCGGGTGAAAGGGGCAGATGTGCAGAAGCTCTCGGGCATGCTTGAGACCATCCGCGGGCATTTTCAAGAGGCTATCGAGAACCCTGGAGGAGCCGCCGGAGGGTCAAGCAGTAGCGGTGCGACCTGGAGAGGTGCGGAGCTGCCTCGCGGCTACACTGATATCACAGATCAGATCGAGATCAACCGTTGCGAGCTTCTGAACGTTGAGTCTGGCCCAGAGGGTGTGCGCACCCTGCTTGACAAGTCCAGGCCAAGTGCGCTGTCAGGGCAAAAGAATGCCACAAAGGACTGGGTGGAAAGTGACACGGATGAGCAACTGATGCTCTTTTTGCCTTTCCAGGCCATGATTAAGCTACACACTCTTCAG ATCACCTCATTGCCTCCctctgatgatgacgatgacgaagcTCCCATGCGACCCAAAACCATCAAGCTGTTTACCAACAAGTCGCATAACCTCGGGTttgacgaggccgaggacaTGAGTGCCACGCAGGCCATCGAGCTCTCGGAGAAGGATTGGAACCCGGATGGCACAGCCAACATCAGTTTACGATATGTGAAGTTTCAGAACATCAACAGTCTGGTGTTGTTTGTGGTGGACGGGGACGGTGACAGCGAGAAGGTGAGACTGGACCGTGTCCGGTTAGTGGGCGAGGCTGGGGAGAAGCGTGAGATGggcaagctcgagaagaTCGGTGATGAATAG
- a CDS encoding hypothetical protein (EggNog:ENOG503PI0H), which produces MPDPAPRPVSISITIHHRHNIHHSPVMALYERDKSRHKKYLYLDPPRPGLHERRRKVTTIVPAGYPPPPVSSNHAPPLHPSTPPPPAPIEEDDTIDVIAVDVDPSETSKSSKSRKSRRKRRSHSPRRETREREVIIERERLVPYEVHVPYPVDRERIVEVEVPVPYPVEREKVVEVEVPMPYPVEKEKVVEVEVPVPYEVQVPVPYEVQVPVPYEVKVPVPMLPAPRTPSPPLRKRETYRYVEGLESKIPMREVRGVDGLENRRPESGIRGVEGLESRIPMREVRGVEGLDRRGPESGIRGVEGLESKRPESGIRGVDGLENRRPESGIRGVDGLENRRPESGIRGVDGLESRRPESGIRGVEGLESKVPTGGIRGVEGLESHVPKGGIRGVEGTESRVPRESIRGVDGLESRVPTGGIRGVEGMESRVPRESIRGVEGMERRVPRDSIRGVEGMESRVPRDSIRGVEGMESRVPRDSIRGVEGMESRVPRDSIRGVEGMDSRVPRSSVRRLSRMRDRSCDSQSSVDERDRVRITVAERERERIRRESSVSSAGGREYRHERRGGCDCHHYYGHGRHGPDCEHIHIHSRERIYERDRNSDVSLMREESRGRYGDFRC; this is translated from the exons ATGCCCGACCCAGCACCCCGACCAG TCTCAATATCCATTACtatccatcaccgccacaACATCCACCACTCGCCCGTCATGGCCCTCTACGAACGCGACAAATCCCGCCACAAGAAGTACCTCTACCTCGACCCCCCTCGCCCCGGCCTCCACGAGCGCCGCCGCAAAGTAACCACCATCGTCCCGGCCGGGtacccacccccccccgtt TCGTCGAACCatgcccctcccctccacccctccacccctccacccccagccccaatAGAAGAAGACGACACAATCGACGTCATAGCCGTAGACGTCGACCCCTCAGAAACGTCCAAATCTTCCAAATCCCGCAAATCCCGCCGCAAAAGGCGTTCCCACTCCCCTCGCAGGGAAACTCGCGAAAGGGAGGTGATCATCGAGCGGGAACGGCTTGTCCCTTATGAGGTTCACGTGCCTTACCCTGTTGATAGGGAGCGGattgtggaggtggaagttCCGGTTCCTTAcccggtggagagggagaaggttgttgaggtggaggtgccgaTGCCGTATCcggttgagaaggagaaggtggtggaggtggaggtgccggtgccgtATGAGGTTCAGGTGCCGGTGCCGTATGAGGTTCAGGTGCCGGTGCCGTATGAGGTCAAGGTGCCGGTTCCGATGCTGCCGGCGCCGAGGACGCCGAGCCCgccgttgaggaagagggagacgTATAGGTAtgttgaggggttggagagtaAGATTCCGATGAGGGAGGTCAGGGGGGTGGACGGGTTGGAGAATAGGAGGCCGGAGAGTGGGAttaggggggtggaggggttggagagtaGGATTccgatgagggaggtgagaggggtggaagggttGGATAGGAGGGGGCCGGAGAGTGGCAttaggggggtggagggactTGAAAGTAAGAGGCCGGAGAGTGGTATTAGAGGTGTGGATGGATTGGAAAATCGGAGACCGGAGAGTGGAATCAGAGGCGTGGATGGATTAGAAAATCGGAGGCCGGAAAGTGGAATCAGGGGCGTGGATGGCTTGGAAAGTCGGAGGCCGGAGAGTGGAATCAGAGGTGTCGAGGGGCTTGAAAGCAAGGTCCCTACTGGAGGTATCAGAGGAGTGGAAGGGCTGGAGAGTCATGTTCCTAAGGGAGGTATCAGAGGAGTAGAAGGAACCGAGAGTAGAGTCCCTAGGGAAAGCATTAGGGGTGTGGACGGATTGGAAAGCAGGGTTCCTACTGGTGGCATTCGGGGTGTGGAGGGCATGGAAAGCAGAGTGCCACGTGAAAGTATTAGGGGCGTTGAGGGTATGGAGAGGAGAGTACCGCGAGACAGTATTAGAGGTGTTGAAGGCATGGAAAGCAGGGTACCAAGAGATAGTATCAGGGGCGTCGAAGGCATGGAAAGTAGGGTTCCCCGGGACAGCATCAGGGGTGTCGAAGGAATGGAAAGCAGAGTCCCCAGAGATAGCATTCGCGGCGTCGAGGGTATGGATAGCAGAGTGCCTCGAAGCAGTGTGAGAAGGCTGAGCAGGATGAGGGATAGGAGCTGCGATAGTCAGAGCTCTGTGGATGAGAGGGACAGGGTGAGGATTACAGTtgcggagagggagcgggagaggatAAGAAGGGAGAGTTCGGTGTCGAGTGCGGGAGGCAGGGAGTACAGGCACGAACGTCGTGGCGGATGTGATTGCCACCACTACTATGGCCATGGTCGACACGGGCCTGATTGCGAGCATATCCATATTCACAGCAGAGAGAGGATTTATGAGAGAGACAGGAATAGTGACGTCAGTCTCATGAGGGAGGAGTCTCGAGGACGGTATGGGGATTTTAGGTGTTGA